In one Culex quinquefasciatus strain JHB chromosome 2, VPISU_Cqui_1.0_pri_paternal, whole genome shotgun sequence genomic region, the following are encoded:
- the LOC119767650 gene encoding male-specific sperm protein Mst84Db-like has translation MCDPCGSVPCDSICGPAVCPPCGPCGPCGPACGPCGPCGPSFCGPCAPSCGPCGPCGPCGPCGPCGPCGPCGPCEPCGPCGPCGPCGPCGPCGPCGPCGPCRPVSLCECIARGYSPYGSF, from the coding sequence ATGTGCGATCCCTGTGGCAGCGTTCCGTGCGATTCAATCTGTGGACCGGCTGTCTGTCCTCCTTGTGGGCCCTGTGGACCGTGTGGACCAGCCTGTGGACCGTGTGGGCCGTGCGGACCCTCCTTTTGTGGACCCTGTGCCCCGTCCTGCGGACCGTGTGGACCTTGTGGACCATGTGGACCGTGTGGACCGTGTGGACCGTGTGGACCCTGTGGACCCTGTGAACCCTGTGGACCCTGTGGGCCATGTGGACCGTGTGGACCCTGTGGACCGTGTGGACCGTGTGGACCCTGTGGACCGTGTCGACCCGTGAGCCTCTGCGAGTGCATTGCACGAGGGTACAGTCCGTACGGATCGttctga